ATTGGCACTCAGCCTGCTTGCTACGCTGGTCGCCACGACCGTTCATGCCGCTACCGTTGATCTACGGGTATTGGAAACCACCGATCTGCACAGCAATATGATGGATTTCGACTACTACAAGGATACGCCAACCGATAAGTTTGGTCTGGTGCGTACCGCCAGCCTGATTAACGCCGCACGCGAACAGGCCACTAACAGCGTGCTGGTGGATAACGGCGATTTGATCCAGGGTAGTCCGTTGGGCGATTACATGGCCGCAAAAGGGCTGAAAGCCGGCGACGTGCACCCGGTTTATCAGGCGATGAACACGCTGGATTATTCCGTCGGCAACATCGGTAACCACGAATTCAACTATGGCCTGGACTACCTGCACAAGGCGCTGTCAGGCGCGAAATTCCCTTATGTGAACGCCAACGTGCTGGATGCCAAAACGGGTAAACCGCTGTTTACGCCTTATCACATTGAAAACAAGTCGGTTAAAGACCGCGACGGCAAACCGCATACCCTGCGCATCGGCTATATTGGCTTCGTCCCGCCACAGGTCATGGTGTGGGATAAAGCCAATTTAACAGGAAAGGTCACCGTGGAAGACATCACGGAGAGCGCCAAAAAATGGGTGCCGGAAATGCGTAAGCAAGGGGCCGATCTGGTCATTGTTATCCCCCATTCCGGCCTTTCTGCCGAGCCGTACAAAGCGATGGCGGAAAATTCTGTTTACTATCTCAGCCAGGTTCCGGGCGTTGACGCGATCATGTTTGGTCATGCTCACGCGGTTTTCCCCAGCAATGACTTTGCCAACATCAAGGGCGCTGACATCAAACAGGGAACGCTCAACGGCATCCCTGCGGTGATGCCAGGACAATGGGGTGACCATCTCGGCGTCGTCGATTTCACGTTGAATAACGACAGCGGCACATGGAAGGTGGAACAGGCGAAAGCGGAAGCCAGACCGATCTATGACAAAGCGCAGAAGAAATCACTGGCGGCGGAAGACGACAAGCTGGTGAAAGAGCTTTCCGATGCACACCAGAATACACGCGAGTTTGTCAGCAAACCGATCGGCAAATCCGCAGACAACATGTACAGCTACCTGTCGCTGATTCAGGACGATCCTACCGTGCAGATCGTCAACAATGCCCAGCGTGCCTATGTAGAACACTTTATTCAGGGCGATCCCGATCTGGCCGATTTGCCGGTACTTTCCGCCGCCGCACCGTTTAAAGCCGGTGGACGTAAAAACGATCCGGCCAGCTATGTCGAGGTAGAAAAAGGCCAGCTTACCTTCCGTAACGCTGCCGATTTGTATCTTTATCCAAACACGCTGGTCGTTGTGAAAGTGAACGGACAGCAGGTGCAGGAGTGGCTGGAATGCTCGGCGGGTCAGTTCAAACAAATCGACACCAGCAAGCGTGAGCCGCAATCGTTGCTCAACTGGGATGGCTTCCGCACGTATAACTTCGACGTGATCGACGGCGTCAACTACCAGATTGATGTGACGCAACCTGCCCGTTATGACAGCGAGTGCGCGTTAATCAACGATAAGGCACACCGTATTAAAGGACTGACGTTTAACGGTAAACCGATTGATCCCAAAGCAACCTTCCTGATCGCTACCAACAACTACCGCGCCTACGGCGAGAAATTTGCCGGTACGGGTGAGAAATACGTGGCCTTCGCCTCGCCGGATGAAAACCGCTCCGTTCTGGCGGCCTACATCAGCGCGGAAACGCAAAAGTCGGGAGAAGTGAAACCGCAGGCGGATAACAACTGGCGCCTGGCACCTATCGTCAGCGATACGCCACTGGATGTCCGTTTTGAAACGTCGCCGTCAGAGAAAGCCGCGACGTTTATCAAAGAGAAAGCCCAGTACCCGATGACGTCCATCGGTAATGATGAAACGGGCTTTGCGGTTTATCGCCTTGACCTTCAGCACGCCAAATAAGGGCTGATCGCGTTGTGTCCACAGGCTCTTGCTACCGCAGGAGCCTGTGCGTTGCGCTTAGAGCGGTTCAGCCGTACTATTCGCCGACGCATCAAACTTTTGCTGAGATAACAGCACATTATCCATGTTCTGTTCTGCCCAATACGTGAGCTCGGCAATCGGCTTGGCCAGCGTTTTCCCCATTTGAGTCGAGGCGTATTCCACCGTCACGGGAATCGTCGGAAAGACGGTTCGCTCAACAAAGCCGTCACGCACCAGATTTTTTAGCGTTTGCGACAATACCTTTTGTGAAATCCCTTCTACGTCGCGTCTTAGCTGATTAAAGCGCATCGGTCGCTCAACCAAAATATTGAGGATCAGCAACGTCCATTTATCCGCCACGCGATCCAAAATCATGCGGGTCGGGCAGTTTTGTGCATAAACATCATAACGTTTGCTCATCGGCGAGTTTCCATATAGCAGCCTGAAGTATGGCGGGTATGGTTACCTTGAAGATACCAACTCACTTAAAAGTGCTGTCTTAACAGAACCATAAGGCTCCGATATAGTCCTCACATTATAAAGTTAGTATCGATTAGAAAGCACGTATCACTTGCGGGGCAGCATGACAAGGCTCCAGCGTATTGTTGATAAACACAGAGAAACGAGGAAAGGTTATGTCAAAAGCAGTCGTTATTTATCATTCAGGCTATGGTCACACGCAACGTTTAGCTCATGCCGTCGCCGAGGGTGCCAACGCCGAACTGATTGCCATCGATGCGGAAGGAAACATCAGCGATGCAGAGTGGGAGAAACTCGCCGCCGCCGACGCGATTATCTTTGGTACGCCGACCTACATGGGTGGCCCGACCTGGCAGTTCAAGAAATTTGCGGATGCCAGCTCGAAAGCCTGGTTTACCCGTGCCTGGAGCAACAAGGTGTTTGGCGGTTTTACTAACAGCGCCAGCCTGAACGGGGACAAGCAGGTCACCCTGATTTATCTGCAAACGCTGGCTTCACAGCACGGCGGAATTTGGGTCAGCCTGAACCAACTGCCCTCCAATGCCAAAGCGGCAAAACGCGACGATTTGAATAACCTCGGTGGTTCCGTGGGTCTGCTGGCACAGACGCCGTCTGACGCCAGCGCAGATGAAGTGGTTGCCGGCGATCTGGCGACCGGTAAGCTGTATGGTCAACGCATCGCTGATATCGCTGCAAAACTGGCTAACTAGTTCAGCAACACACTCTACGTACCATTATCCAATGCACAAGCGCCGCCCTTTCGCGGCGCTTTTTTTATCCGCTAGTCGCGAAACGATCCCCGCCCATTGCGATAATACCCATTCCCCCGCTCATGCCCGCGTCGGTCCCAATCACCGCGACGCGGCCCGCGATCGTCAACGTAGCGAGGGGGATCAAAGCGGCGATTATCATAATCGCGCCTGTCGCGCTGGCTCTCACGCCACCAGCGGGCATCGCGCCAACGCCAGCCATCCCAATAGTAACCGTGCCGATTACGTTCGCCACGGTGATAACCCCGATGCTCCTGCCACCAGCGCTCGCTGCGCCAGTCATAGCCATCCCAGTAATTACCACGTCTGTCACGTTCACCAATATTCAACGTGATACCGGGCATCAGATCAATGCTGGCCCCCTTAGCCTCTGGTGCTGGCATAACCGCAAACATTCCCATAAACAGGGCACTGATGACGAGTGGCTTAAACATAGGGTAACTCCTTGCTCACCGCGACTGCGGCCTTGCAAAGGTATACGGGGAATTCCTCTGCGCCACTATCAGATAAATACGCATTTTCCTGACTTTACCATTCTTAACGTTTCGCTAACGCCAATGCCCGCTATACATCATCACCCTATTAATTCATTAATAAATTTAATACCAAAAAACCTGAAATATACGAATAAATGCAGAATAACCGAGTAACCATAGGGAATAAATATTAGAAATATTCACCTAAAGGTTAATACTTACTCTCAGAATATCCGTCATTCATAGAGGGAACAGCGATGAGCGAAAACTATACGGTGGGCGATTACTTACTGGATCGCCTGACACAAGTTGGTATTCAGCATCTCTTCGGCGTGCCGGGCGATTACAATCTGCATTTTCTCGACCACGTTATCAGGCACCCGGATATCACCTGGGTGGGTTGTGCGAACGAATTAAACGCCGCTTACGCCGCCGATGGCTATGCACGACGTCGTACAGCGGCGGCGCTGCTCACCACCTTCGGCGTGGGGGAACTCAGCGCAATTAACGGCATTGCGGGCAGCTACGCGGAATGCCTCCCCGTTATTCACATTGCCGCCGCGCCCAGTCTCGCTTCACAACGCAACGGTGAATTACTCCACCATACATTAGGCGACGGCGATTTCAGTCACTTTTCCCGCATGGCGGCCGAAGTCACTGTCGCACAGGCCAGCCTCACCGTCGAAAACGCCACCACAGAGATTGATAGGATTATTGGAGAAGCACTTTCTCAGCACAAACCGGTATATCTGTTTCTGCCATTGGACGTGGCTGCGGCACCGATCGACGCGCAACCGTACCCACTCGCGATCCCTAAACCCTTGCGCTCTGACGATGCTCTACGAGCCTTTACCGCAGCCGCCACAGCGATGCTCAGCGAGGCAAAATCGGTCTCACTGCTGGCCGACTTTCTGGCGCAGCGTGCTGGCGTCGCTGGGCAAATTCAACGCTGGCTCGATAAAACACCGTTCCCACACGCTACGTTGCTAATGGGGAAAGGCACATTAAACGAACAGCACCATAACTTTACTGGCACCTACGCGGGTCGCGGCAGTCACGAAGCGATCCGGGCACACATCGAAGACGCTGATGTTATCATTAGCATCGGCGTACGCTATACCGATACGATTACCACTGGCTTCAGCCACCAGATTTCCTGCGAAAAAAACATCGATATCCAGCCAACATTGGCTCGTGTCGGCAGTCAGGTTTTTCCTTCTGTTCCAATGTCGGATGCTATCGCCGCGTTGGAAAAAATCACCGCGCCGCTCGCGCCCCGCTGGGATCGCAGCCCCATTACGCCTCCGGCTTTACTGCAATCAGAGCATAAAGGCATGCTCAACCAGCGCGAGTTTTGGCAACAGATACAGCATTTCCTCCGCCCTGGCGATATTCTCGTGACGGATCAAGGAACCTCCTGTTTTGGGGCCGCAACACTCCGACTGCCGAGGGACTGTCATTTCATCGTTCAGCCACTGTGGGGCTCGATAGGCTACTCTCTGCCAGCCGCATTCGGCGCACAAATTGCCGAACCAGAACGGCGCGTGGTGCTATTGATCGGCGACGGCTCACTTCAGCTCACCGTACAGGAACTTGGCTCTATCATTCGGGATCGCTTGAACATGGTCATTGTGGTGCTGAATAACGAGGGCTACACCGTCGAACGGGCGATTCACGGCCCTGAGCAGCGCTACAATGATATCGCCGCCTGGAACTGGACGCAGCTTCCCGCCGCGCTAGGCGCGGATGACAACGAGATACTCTGCGAACAGGTGCGCTCACCGGAAGCTCTCGCCCAGGTGCTTGAACTCGTGAACGCAGAATCTCGCTTGTCGCTTATAGAGGTTGTGTTGCCGAGAATGGATATACCCGCGCTTTTACACACCATCACGCAGTCGATTGAGACCCGCAATACCGTGCAATAGCACCGCATACTTTATACCGCTTACCTCGTAAGCGGTATATTCAACGCATAAAGATGCATTTAAAATACAATTTATAGACTACATTCGTTGAGAGGCATCATCATGGCATACCGCGATCAATCTCTGGGTGAGTTGGCTATCGCTATTCCGCGCGCGACCAAACTCTTTC
The genomic region above belongs to Pectobacterium colocasium and contains:
- a CDS encoding flavodoxin family protein, producing MSKAVVIYHSGYGHTQRLAHAVAEGANAELIAIDAEGNISDAEWEKLAAADAIIFGTPTYMGGPTWQFKKFADASSKAWFTRAWSNKVFGGFTNSASLNGDKQVTLIYLQTLASQHGGIWVSLNQLPSNAKAAKRDDLNNLGGSVGLLAQTPSDASADEVVAGDLATGKLYGQRIADIAAKLAN
- a CDS encoding bifunctional 2',3'-cyclic-nucleotide 2'-phosphodiesterase/3'-nucleotidase, whose amino-acid sequence is MKHSLALSLLATLVATTVHAATVDLRVLETTDLHSNMMDFDYYKDTPTDKFGLVRTASLINAAREQATNSVLVDNGDLIQGSPLGDYMAAKGLKAGDVHPVYQAMNTLDYSVGNIGNHEFNYGLDYLHKALSGAKFPYVNANVLDAKTGKPLFTPYHIENKSVKDRDGKPHTLRIGYIGFVPPQVMVWDKANLTGKVTVEDITESAKKWVPEMRKQGADLVIVIPHSGLSAEPYKAMAENSVYYLSQVPGVDAIMFGHAHAVFPSNDFANIKGADIKQGTLNGIPAVMPGQWGDHLGVVDFTLNNDSGTWKVEQAKAEARPIYDKAQKKSLAAEDDKLVKELSDAHQNTREFVSKPIGKSADNMYSYLSLIQDDPTVQIVNNAQRAYVEHFIQGDPDLADLPVLSAAAPFKAGGRKNDPASYVEVEKGQLTFRNAADLYLYPNTLVVVKVNGQQVQEWLECSAGQFKQIDTSKREPQSLLNWDGFRTYNFDVIDGVNYQIDVTQPARYDSECALINDKAHRIKGLTFNGKPIDPKATFLIATNNYRAYGEKFAGTGEKYVAFASPDENRSVLAAYISAETQKSGEVKPQADNNWRLAPIVSDTPLDVRFETSPSEKAATFIKEKAQYPMTSIGNDETGFAVYRLDLQHAK
- a CDS encoding DUF2502 domain-containing protein; amino-acid sequence: MFKPLVISALFMGMFAVMPAPEAKGASIDLMPGITLNIGERDRRGNYWDGYDWRSERWWQEHRGYHRGERNRHGYYWDGWRWRDARWWRESQRDRRDYDNRRFDPPRYVDDRGPRRGDWDRRGHERGNGYYRNGRGSFRD
- the ipdC gene encoding indolepyruvate decarboxylase yields the protein MSENYTVGDYLLDRLTQVGIQHLFGVPGDYNLHFLDHVIRHPDITWVGCANELNAAYAADGYARRRTAAALLTTFGVGELSAINGIAGSYAECLPVIHIAAAPSLASQRNGELLHHTLGDGDFSHFSRMAAEVTVAQASLTVENATTEIDRIIGEALSQHKPVYLFLPLDVAAAPIDAQPYPLAIPKPLRSDDALRAFTAAATAMLSEAKSVSLLADFLAQRAGVAGQIQRWLDKTPFPHATLLMGKGTLNEQHHNFTGTYAGRGSHEAIRAHIEDADVIISIGVRYTDTITTGFSHQISCEKNIDIQPTLARVGSQVFPSVPMSDAIAALEKITAPLAPRWDRSPITPPALLQSEHKGMLNQREFWQQIQHFLRPGDILVTDQGTSCFGAATLRLPRDCHFIVQPLWGSIGYSLPAAFGAQIAEPERRVVLLIGDGSLQLTVQELGSIIRDRLNMVIVVLNNEGYTVERAIHGPEQRYNDIAAWNWTQLPAALGADDNEILCEQVRSPEALAQVLELVNAESRLSLIEVVLPRMDIPALLHTITQSIETRNTVQ
- a CDS encoding winged helix-turn-helix transcriptional regulator → MSKRYDVYAQNCPTRMILDRVADKWTLLILNILVERPMRFNQLRRDVEGISQKVLSQTLKNLVRDGFVERTVFPTIPVTVEYASTQMGKTLAKPIAELTYWAEQNMDNVLLSQQKFDASANSTAEPL